Below is a genomic region from Hevea brasiliensis isolate MT/VB/25A 57/8 chromosome 3, ASM3005281v1, whole genome shotgun sequence.
tagatTAATTACTTTAAGGTTCTTAAAAATgttgattaattataaaatcatctatatattttacaaattaatctttaatattataactatttataaataagttaatataattttataaaattctatttatatcgttattattttaataatatataaataattatatatatatatatatcaatttataattttttttatattatattatataagaaagaaaaaaaatatgaatatggttgcaaattgttattaaaataaaattttaaaaattaaattatttttaaattgaaaatagagtaaaaatattttggtatttttacaaaatttaatgggaattaatcataattttaacGGTAGAAACTAACTCATAAGTTTATTAAAATGTTAAGAACTAAGCTTGATTTTAAAACTACAATTACTAATTTATAAGTTTAATCAAATTTTATGgactaaattgtcaataaaataaaattttaaagattaaattatttttagattgaaaatataattaaggacattttgattatttttactaaaattaataataacttaactaaaattctaataacaaaaactaaattgtaaattttattttttgctaAAATTAACAATAACTTTACTAAAATtctaataacaaaaattaaattgtaaattttgtcaaatttcaaaaACCAAATTTGCTTGAttttgaaaatacaaaaattaagttgtaaattttatcaaactttaattagggactaaattataatttatcctaagaaaaaaaattaacaacttGAAAAAACTGCAACCTGAGATCAAAATGAGGTAATTCACAGAAAATCAAAAGAAAGAAGGCTTGAACAATGTCAGATCAGAAAAAAAGGTTCTTTTTGCCCACAAGGGATGCACAGTTACATTAATTCTGAAGAAGCATTTACAGGATCGTAATGAAAATAAAAGTAATATAATGAAAGAAAACGTATAAAACTATCCACGTCTATTTTTGTACAAATACTGGAGACTCTGACCAGGGAACTTTTTCCACAAACAACCAGAATGTTCTTAGACTGCACGAGCCCCCTCAGCACACTCCTTCCGTCAgtgaaattgaaatatgattaGTCATTATACTCCAAGATCGAGGAACTTTCATACAATGGAATCCCTCAAAGATCAAATTTTGGAAATTTCATACCCCGCTGCcaattttaaaatctgaaaacgaGGAACTTTCTCGAGCTTCAACTACAGGCATTGAGTCTTTCTTGTCCAGCCCGAAAAAGGAGCAATTTTGAAATGCATCCAAGCTGCTGGCTATCAGCCGGTTCAAACCGCTTAGGCTGTCACCTAAAATAAACTCTTCGCTATGGTATTTAGATGAGGGTATATCCAGATCCAATGGTCCTAAAGATTCAGGCTGCATCAAAAGCAAGAAAATaacaaggagaaaaaaaaaaaaaaggtcaggCATTTTATTGCATGACAATCAGGTCAATTATTAGAAAATCCAGCTAAATTTCCCTCGTAGCTAACCAACTTAGTTACAAAACAAGCTATCTTGGAAAAATGAACCGACCAGATAGCTGTCAAAATGTTATCCTAGACTGTTTAAAGGGGATATAggcaaaaaaagaagaagatgctgatgactacaaaggaaaaaggaaaagcaCGTACCCAGTAGATATCTGTTAGCCCAGTGAAATCTTTAACCGAGTTGTCCACAACATGTGGATCAGGTGAACATTCATCCATAGGGTCAGTTTCAGTAGGATAATCCACATGCCCCTCACCATTAGCCAACCCCTACAACGAGTAGCATAAATTACATGTGATCAAGCTGCTTACAACAACATAGCTCAAAAAAGTTGAGTACCAAATAATACCTCAAGAAAGGCACCATAAAACATTGAGTTTGTCCGTTTGTCAGCGCCAGGAGAGacaacatcaattgaagtaggaacTTCCTGGTACAGGGCATGATTCTTTTGAAATGAGAAAGCATCACATGTTTCTTCAGCATCCCAGATTGAAGAACTGAGGGATGCCACAGTGGAAGGAAATATCATCTTATTTTCATGTCTTGATATATGAGCAGCAATAGCAGCATCAAACGAATCACAGCTAAATGGTATTTGTTGCAGACATTGGCCACTTTGAGCAACAGGAGGTTCAATGCAGTTAGGATCTACATCATGAGGCACTTCTGAAAGTAGATCCCCAACACTAATGTTGGTAAGGCTATCAGCCCACTCCCCAGCGGATAATGCAGTGCCACTGCTCAGTCTCATGTCATCCTATGCATATACAGATCACAATACAAGTTAAGAAAATGGCATCAACAGATCTGCACATTATCATGAATGAACACTTCAAAAGCTTGATGATAGGCATTGTTATACCTTATAGAAGAAGGTATGAGCAACGGTAAATTATAAACTAAGCAATGATTTCTCATTCAGGTATAAACTTTGATTTTACTTGCATGACAGTATTTAGTGATAATACTCCCCTTGAATTTGGGGTTCAAACAGATTGGAAGAAAGTATTATAAGGAAATTAGGGGGAAAAATTCTTCACTTTTATGCACAACGTAAAAGGGAAGCAAACAACTCGACTAAGACTTAATCCCAAACATATGAAGAGAGACACATATATCATCTAAATGCTTTTTCCAGTCGCTTATCTTGCATTAACTGCCTTGATACATTGAAAGGAAGAAGTTActaacctatatatatatatatattctaaaaaCAGAAGTTCAATTTGTCAGCAACAAAACGGTCAATGTCACATAAAGTTGGTGATGCCTAGTTTATTGGAGTAGTAGAATCCCAAGTGGGTAAGAAATGACGCATGAGAGCAGTACCCATGCTACCAAGCATAAAACTATTGATAAAAACATGAATGCTGTACTGCAAGTCTTAACACATAGGACAGAGAAAAAAGGTCTGACACATGAATTAAGATGATAAGTACAAATGCAAAGTTTCAAAATCCTCAGTGTTGAGAACCTCTACTATGCGTTAGCCTGGTAGCAACTAATAGATTTAGAAGTGTGAGACAGGCCAAGTACACTTACTGCATCATCTAATTGTTTCATAATTGTCCTATCACCAGTCTCCTTTTCATGCCATGATACCCTTGCTAAGTCAGAGGACCCAACAACGTTATTTCTGGGTCCTGTTGCAATGTGCCCACTTGGATCATTGGGCACATTTGTAGCCAGTGGTACAGAAGCATGACTCTTGTTTCCTGTGGATAGGTGATCCTCACAGAGACCTATATTTTTCTCAGATTTATCATTGGCTGAGAGTCCGGATGTGGATACAGAGTCCACAATCTTTATCTTTTCGTTTTCCGCATCAACAGTATTTCCACCTGGAATGTAACTGGATGCTGAAGGTGCTTGCAGTGTCCCAGACGCCAATTCAATGTTAGAAAACCAACCATACCTTCATTGAGGATGTTTATGTCAGTTAACAAATATTTGAATCTAATATATGGAATGCATCAAGTTCAAAAATAAAATCAGACTAAACCTCAAGCGGAACACTGGAGGGCTTCCAATTGAAGTGTGTACATCTGCTGCACTGACAATGGTGTCTTGAGTCCATCTCTGATAACCAACAAAATTTTCTCTATGAGCACTGTAAGGGAAAAGCATCAACTCTCCAGATGCTATGCTTGAATTGCCCCATTTCCGATTAAGGTGTTCCAATACCGATGATATCTTTTTCCGAGCACTAAGAGTTAGCTCCAAGTGTGGATTATGTTTATCCTGTGAACATATGAAGATGCAATCATTCTTTTATGATTCTAAATACTGCTCAGCAGGTAAAATTTCCTCCACATTGAAGTTATCAACAAAGTTTCTCTTCATGCTTACCATTTCTAAGGCTCTTCGAGTGCCATCATCAATTGGGAACAACTGGAGCTTAAGTTTCATATTAGTCTGAGTATTGCTCTCAACATAATGATTTTGTGCAAAGGCCGGTAAAGGGGGCAGATCCTTTTCAATAGGGTCAGGACTCTTATGCTCTGGAAATTGAAAATGTAAAGTTAAGCTTATGGAACTTCAAATAGTATTCGTTTCAAATTCAttgagaaacataaattggtgatCAACTTCACCTGCCATACTGTGGTCATGTTCAATCTCTTTATCAGTAGCTGTCCGCTCCAAATGCTCAGCAGCATCAGCAACCAAGGAAACCCCAGCAATTGCAGCTTTTTCCCATTTTTTATATGCAGCTGACATGACAATACCTATTAAAAATCAGTAACTAGATGTTGGATAGAAACAATTCAAGATTTGCCACAGCaggaaataaggaaaaataatttgCATATTATCATTTGAAAGTCAGGCAAACAGAGGCAATCAATAAATTAGAGAAACATTGCTTTGGGGGAAGAATATTAAGTACAATATGGACTCAAAATTTATTAGAAGTTGTCTACTTTAGTGCAAAAACTTTTTACCAAACTTCCATTTGTATATCAAACTTCAAGCAGTTAACCATAGCTAGCATGAACATCAGTACAAATATTGAAACAAAGTCTGCAAATCATATGTGAAAAGATGTATGATGAATTGGGAAACTTAAGTAATATATGGATTTAAGAATTCCAAGTCAAACTTCTCTATTAAGAAGAAAAAGTGTCCCAAGAATTAGAGAAGTAGAGAATTACAGAAGAGTACAAACAGAAAATCACCTTGTTTCCGCCTTTGCCTTGCAGGTTTCATTGCACTCGAGTCTCCTCTATTGCTGCGAATAACACCTATGTTAACATTGCGCTTTAATGATCCTTTTCCAGCTCCTAACCTTTGTAAGTTTTGACTGTCCACAAGAACCAATTTAACAGTTCTAGTTTCATGTGCTGATGCTCTATTCTGACTTGTAACAGTATTTGTAACTGTAGCAGGACCATTTTCCACCTGTGAAGGCCGTTTCCTTACATTCTTCTTTCGGTCTTTTAAGAGTTGGGTCTCCTTCATTGCAAAGATGTATTGATCAGTTGTGCAAATACAGCAGGTAAATCAAGTTCCATAATCAGAAAAGCATAAATTTTTGCAGATTTAGACAGTATTAACTGACCAGTGCCTCTATAAATATCTTAAATCTTCGTGGCTTCAAGTGAAGCTTTGAGGCTTTGCAGCTGTACTTTTCCAATAAAGACCACCTGcagaaaataaattttgacaAAGGAAAACAAATCCAGTTGAGATCATGCAAGCTAAAGTAATACATGAGAAACGAATCAACTTTAACAACTCATAATTCTGATCATCATCACTGAAATGAAACGAGACTATAAAAAGACCCTTGATTAGATGCACTTTAGGGCTCAAATATGGACCAGAAACACACAGCAGCAAGGAAATCTCAGTCCCTTGACCTATGGGGGGCCTCTTCAAGTTAAGGAACCCTTTCATTACATGTACAAAGTTCTAAAATGCTTCTAGATTGGCCTAAATCAATCATCACCGATtagaaaaatataacataaaattctTGATATATTCAAAATCTTCCATTAGCTATTTAGTTTTTGATAGATTTCCTCAATTTATAatgtatgtattaaacaatgcaATCAAGTAGTCTACAGTTAATATTACCATCGAAGCATTGCAGCATTAGTATCTTTGGAGTTTTTGGCATCTAGACATAATCCTGGACCCAGCAATTTGTTCATTCGCCTCACAAGACGATAGTAATAATGCCTGACCtgcaaatataaaaaaaataatagaaagGTTGAAGAGCAAACacaaaagaataaaaaataaaaaataaaaaaaaccagAAGAAAACAAATGGAGGTATATCTCATAGCAATTTACCTGATCCTTGTTTTTGCTTTGGACACGACGGGTTATCTTTTCAAAGTTCTGCGATCAGAGCACAACAGTGTTACAGATTGAAAAACTTTAAAGTGAAAGTACATGCCAGTAATAACATACCTTGCCAACTTGTCGTAATGCAGTGAAGAAACTTTCTTCCTCTTCACGTGTCCAAGCAGCCCATTGCCGCGTTGGTTTTTTTGCTGCATTAGACATTTTCACAATAAACAAAACATATACCCGTATCTCCGCTAAAGCACCTACAACACATGAAAACAAatccaacaaaagaaaaaaaataatgtaCCTGGCAGCTGTGGCTCAACATGATCTGGGATCAATGATGTTACACCAGTATCCCCATGCTGAATAGAAGTATTCTCAATGCGAGAATTTACCTTAGAGTCCAAGGAGATCTGTGACTCCATCTCCATGCTAAGGCATCACTAGAATACTAGATACTCCTGCACTGCAACTTCAAAAGATCACCACAATATTCCCTTAGACCTCCAACTTGGTGCAAAATTCACAAGAGCGACTCTATTTGAGTGGGATAAGCTaaataaaaatgagaaaaaaaagggATAACCATAATGACCAAGATACATTAATGAAAGATCACAATCTAATTTATAACTCTTGTGTGCTAAAAGAAATCACAGCTGTCTGGCTGAGACAATCAACTACTCCTGTGTAACCTTGTTTTTTGCATTATCATGACTAAAAGGTCATCGCCAGAAAAGCCTCACCAATTTCCTCTATATTCCCATCGAGACAATAGTCAAAAATGAAAAAATGTACATATTCCCAGGCTGCCCACTACGTAATCAGAATAGCCAAATAGTTTCAACATGTTGGTAAAGGCATTGGCCATCAATTATCTATTTGTTGTTCCACTATTTTAATCTCAACCAtcacccccaaaaaaaaaaaacccaaggtGCACATGAGTATCAATCCATATTCTAGAACAAAGAACTTACAAaagaaaattttgtatttcactaCATAATCAATCCTCACGTTTTAGCAAGCTGCAATTTCTTCAAAATCGCATCATCACTATCCCACCtccatattttattataaaacccTAATGGCCCTAATGGATACAAATCCTACCTCCAAAAGCTACGCAGAACAAATGATTTGATAGGTAATACTAAAGGACAATAAATTTTACGAACTTCTTAAACCGATACCAAAtgaaaatgcaggaaattaaaacacAATGGAATTTAGAATCTCGACTTTTTCAATAGTATAAATCCCAATATCAAACCCCATGCCAATTGCACCAAATCCAAAAAATATGATAGTTAAATCATTCAATTACTAAACAAAGACACAACAGAGCTCataaaaatggagaaattttccttCCTTCAGTTTTCCCCTAAATTTCAAGCAGCCAGATaataactagggttttggactagAATTGATCAATTTTGACTTCAAAAAGCACGATCAAGGAATTCAATCTGAGAAATTGAAGTACctgaaagaaaaaatagaaaaCTGGAAGAATCGAGCAAACCCTAGAACCGTACGTACAAGCGTGGAGAAATTTGAACACAAAGCAATCGAAACCGGAAAGAATCTCCAGTTCACAGTTGGCGAGAAAGGGAACAGAaggaattttcttttttattttttttattttttctcatttttactttggataaaagaaaataataaaaaaaaaggcaaagttattatattattattacaatAATATATAGCTAATTTCAAagataaaaaataactttttaacTACACGTGGCATATTTTTAATTGAACACATTGCATGTGATGTGAGTTTTACTTTTCATTAAGcaataaaataaaacattaaaacttattctcaacaaaaaaaaaagttgatatattattcatttaaaaataattaaaagtgaTGGATCTTAGTTCACATAATATATCATCCTaatcacaatttaaaaaaaaaatgtaaatcgaatatttttaattattaattatagtgAAATTCTCAATAAACTCATTATAATCAATGATTTAATTGTTATATTTAACATTGCATTGAATAATTATCCAAGCTTAAGAGGGATGATAAGTTGAGGGTCTTAATGAGCATGGCCAGGTTTCTTCTGTATTTTGTCTATCAGGTCTattgtttgatggattgaaatatTGTTGCCTGCTACCTTACAAGCAGAGGATGGATTCCTTACCCTTCTTTCCTTTTGTGAATGTTTGATAGCCACATAAAAAGTAGATTAGGATATAACATGAAAAGGACTAATGGATACAAAACAACTCCAGAAAGTTACATCTCCGAAGCCAACAACAGATGAAAAAGGATTAGTTCTCTGCTTCCTGTTCAACTTATATCAAAGAACGAAAAAAAAAGGGATAAGCTGAAGCCTTTCTCAGCAGCTGTTTAACTTGTTTAGTAGACAGAATCTTGATAACTACTGGTAGCATTTGGTGATTGCTCCCATGATATAATCTTCTCTGCAGAAGATTATTCAATACAATAATTGTATGTACAACAATTTTACTTTGACCATTGATTAAGGTGGATTCCACGTGGATTCATCATAATCGATAGTATGAGTGCATTCATTGTACATATGTCACCTGTCTTCTCTTTTGCCATGAAGGTTATTGATAACACCTGGTGTAAAACCCTCTCTCTTGGGGCTGTCCAACACTGCAATTTCATAAAATTAACTTCCTGAAATATCATCTTCTCAAAGAGAATTCATATTACAAAGTAGTGCTGCATTTCCGTGATGGATAACCAATGCAAGGTAACATGTCCAGAAGAAATACCTGCCTCCAAGAAAGGGAAGGCTCAGGTCCCACTAACAGTGACATGCTGTG
It encodes:
- the LOC110633644 gene encoding TSL-kinase interacting protein 1 isoform X1; the protein is MEMESQISLDSKVNSRIENTSIQHGDTGVTSLIPDHVEPQLPAKKPTRQWAAWTREEEESFFTALRQVGKNFEKITRRVQSKNKDQVRHYYYRLVRRMNKLLGPGLCLDAKNSKDTNAAMLRWWSLLEKYSCKASKLHLKPRRFKIFIEALETQLLKDRKKNVRKRPSQVENGPATVTNTVTSQNRASAHETRTVKLVLVDSQNLQRLGAGKGSLKRNVNIGVIRSNRGDSSAMKPARQRRKQGIVMSAAYKKWEKAAIAGVSLVADAAEHLERTATDKEIEHDHSMAEHKSPDPIEKDLPPLPAFAQNHYVESNTQTNMKLKLQLFPIDDGTRRALEMDKHNPHLELTLSARKKISSVLEHLNRKWGNSSIASGELMLFPYSAHRENFVGYQRWTQDTIVSAADVHTSIGSPPVFRLRYGWFSNIELASGTLQAPSASSYIPGGNTVDAENEKIKIVDSVSTSGLSANDKSEKNIGLCEDHLSTGNKSHASVPLATNVPNDPSGHIATGPRNNVVGSSDLARVSWHEKETGDRTIMKQLDDADDMRLSSGTALSAGEWADSLTNISVGDLLSEVPHDVDPNCIEPPVAQSGQCLQQIPFSCDSFDAAIAAHISRHENKMIFPSTVASLSSSIWDAEETCDAFSFQKNHALYQEVPTSIDVVSPGADKRTNSMFYGAFLEGLANGEGHVDYPTETDPMDECSPDPHVVDNSVKDFTGLTDIYWPESLGPLDLDIPSSKYHSEEFILGDSLSGLNRLIASSLDAFQNCSFFGLDKKDSMPVVEARESSSFSDFKIGSGV
- the LOC110633644 gene encoding TSL-kinase interacting protein 1 isoform X2, which codes for MEMESQISLDSKVNSRIENTSIQHGDTGVTSLIPDHVEPQLPAKKPTRQWAAWTREEEESFFTALRQVGKNFEKITRRVQSKNKDQVRHYYYRLVRRMNKLLGPGLCLDAKNSKDTNAAMLRWWSLLEKYSCKASKLHLKPRRFKIFIEALETQLLKDRKKNVRKRPSQVENGPATVTNTVTSQNRASAHETRTVKLVLVDSQNLQRLGAGKGSLKRNVNIGVIRSNRGDSSAMKPARQRRKQAAYKKWEKAAIAGVSLVADAAEHLERTATDKEIEHDHSMAEHKSPDPIEKDLPPLPAFAQNHYVESNTQTNMKLKLQLFPIDDGTRRALEMDKHNPHLELTLSARKKISSVLEHLNRKWGNSSIASGELMLFPYSAHRENFVGYQRWTQDTIVSAADVHTSIGSPPVFRLRYGWFSNIELASGTLQAPSASSYIPGGNTVDAENEKIKIVDSVSTSGLSANDKSEKNIGLCEDHLSTGNKSHASVPLATNVPNDPSGHIATGPRNNVVGSSDLARVSWHEKETGDRTIMKQLDDADDMRLSSGTALSAGEWADSLTNISVGDLLSEVPHDVDPNCIEPPVAQSGQCLQQIPFSCDSFDAAIAAHISRHENKMIFPSTVASLSSSIWDAEETCDAFSFQKNHALYQEVPTSIDVVSPGADKRTNSMFYGAFLEGLANGEGHVDYPTETDPMDECSPDPHVVDNSVKDFTGLTDIYWPESLGPLDLDIPSSKYHSEEFILGDSLSGLNRLIASSLDAFQNCSFFGLDKKDSMPVVEARESSSFSDFKIGSGV